In Hydractinia symbiolongicarpus strain clone_291-10 chromosome 15, HSymV2.1, whole genome shotgun sequence, one DNA window encodes the following:
- the LOC130628529 gene encoding PDZ and LIM domain protein 7-like isoform X4 yields the protein MSEYEAIMDGGGPWGIRLQGGKDFGVPLNVARVTPGSKAGNKRIMAGDTILVINGTSTETLTHLEAQNLIKNAGSRLQLKLRTGKGVSLGEVKQVGGGSFAASPSKTLYTTDVTHSAGVDHKFNSKPKAFGASPTGGSTTQIKKFDPAEYARKKKEELDKYKEEQKKPAVAPDSDVLRMLQNTSISDNQQSSGSFSRLQRQLSNEGEWAEQEKSFRMTADGTDLTDVSPGSRAVMDDIRNRGSAGLSSSGSASGGSKSFKFLQQLTDQDADLPPPPPELMDGHEPNYQRASFGNTEGLSNQSGTFKRLQQHVEDGTADQVQTVFGQPRGMRGQPVPAPQPSQIQRNTATTANPLPKAPMPTGPNFKVGRASAPTFKPNPVLSFNQPKPAPQAVNAGEIVNPNSRQYNPYASRTSPGYTSPTERFSPSSRVPPTSPPAGPPPTPPSTVNVIKSKSVPQPVPSGNNEKELHCHACQQQLMGPFVSAIGKTWHPEHFCCSACNVSLQNQAFVEENNQLFCEKCYNQYYAPKCAHCNNAIIGNCINALGKSWHPDHFVCSFCNRSFANDGFLVDSGKPYCERCFEDLFSVKCGKCARAITGGEKYVEALNKNWHSDCFTCNVCNVRLEGNSFFVSRGMPYCQAHKTGN from the exons ATGAGTGAATATGAAGCTATAATGGATGGCGGAGGCCCGTGGGGGATTCGCCTACAAGGTGGAAAGGATTTTGGAGTACCTTTAAATGTTGCTCGG GTGACTCCTGGCAGCAAAGCaggaaataaaagaataatggcTGGAGATACTATTTTAGTAATTAATGGAACAAGCACTGAAACCCTTACCCACTTGGAAGCccaaaatttgattaaaaatgCTGGCTCTCGTTTGCAACTAAAATTAAG GACAGGCAAAGGTGTATCGCTTGGTGAGGTCAAGCAGGTAGGTGGTGGAAGTTTTGCAGCAAGTCCATCCAAAACACTTTACACTACTGATGTAACACACTCTGCTGGTGTTGACCACAAGTTCAATTCTAAACCAAAAGCTTTTGGTGCCTCACCCACAGGTGGTTCCACAActcaaataaaaaagtttgatcCTGCTGAATATGCCAGAAAAAA GAAAGAGGAGCTTGATAAATACAAGGAAGAACAGAAAAAACCAGCCGTTGCACCTGACTCTGATGTTTTGCGAATGCTGCAAAATACAAGCATTTCAGATAACCAACAGAGTTCTGGCTCATTTTCAAGGCTTCAGAGGCAACTTAGTAATGAAG GTGAATGGGCAGAGCAAGAGAAATCTTTTCGAATGACTGCAGATGGAACAGATCTTACTGatg TGTCCCCTGGGTCAAGGGCTGTCATGGATGACATCAGAAATCGTGGTTCAGCAGGATTAAGCAGTTCGGGTTCTGCTTCTGGTGGTTcaaaatctttcaaattttTGCAGCAGTTAACAGATCAGGATGCAG ATTTACCACCTCCACCACCAGAATTGATGGATGGCCATGAGCCGAATTATCAAAGAGCTTCTTTTGGTAACACAGAAGGCCTCAGTAATCAGTCAGGGACATTTAAAAGGTTGCAACAACATGTTGAAGATGGCACAGCAG ATCAAGTTCAAACTGTCTTTGGGCAGCCGCGTGGTATGAGAGGACAACCGGTTCCAGCACCACAACCCAGCCAAATTCAACGAAATACAGCCACTACAGCGAATCCTCTGCCGAAAGCACCAATGCCAACTGGACCTAATTTTAAAGTTGGGCGTGCAAGTGCGCCGACGTTTAAACCTAATCCTGTTTTATCGTTTAATCAACCTAAGCCCGCTCCACAAGCTGTTAACGCCGGGGAAATTGTTAACCCAAATTCGAGGCAATACAATCCTTACGCCAGCCGAACTTCACCCGGGTACACTTCTCCTACGGAGAGATTCTCCCCATCTAGTCGTGTGCCACCAACGTCGCCACCCGCAGGTCCGCCTCCCACTCCTCCATCAACAGTTAATGTAATAAAATCAAAGTCTGTTCCCCAACCTGTGCCGTCAGGTAATAATGAGAAAGAATTGCATTGCCATGCATGCCAGCAACAATTAAT GGGTCCTTTTGTAAGTGCTATTGGAAAGACTTGGCATCCCGAACACTTTTGCTGCTCAGCGTGTAATGTGTCGTTGCAGAATCAAGCCTTCGTGGAAGAAAACAATCAGTTGTTCTGTGAGAAATGCTACAATCAATACTACGCACCAAAATGTGCGCACTGCAACAACGCCATCATAGGG AACTGCATTAACGCATTGGGAAAGAGTTGGCATCCAGATCATTTCGTCTGCTCGTTTTGCAATCGTAGTTTTGCTAACGATGGCTTTTTAGTGGATTCCGGCAAACCTTATTGTGAGAGGTGTTTTGAAGATCTCTTCAGTGTAAAGTGTGGCAAATGTGCTCGTGCAATCACTGGCGGGGAAAAGTACGTTGAAGCTCTCAACAAGAATTGGCACTCTGACTGCTTTACATGCAAC GTATGTAATGTTCGTCTAGAGGGAAACAGCTTTTTCGTCTCACGTGGAATGCCATATTGTCAAGCACACAAGACCGGCAACTAA
- the LOC130628529 gene encoding PDZ and LIM domain protein 5-like isoform X3: MSEYEAIMDGGGPWGIRLQGGKDFGVPLNVARVTPGSKAGNKRIMAGDTILVINGTSTETLTHLEAQNLIKNAGSRLQLKLRTGKGVSLGEVKQVGGGSFAASPSKTLYTTDVTHSAGVDHKFNSKPKAFGASPTGGSTTQIKKFDPAEYARKKKEELDKYKEEQKKPAVAPDSDVLRMLQNTSISDNQQSSGSFSRLQRQLSNEDLPPPPPELMDGHEPNYQRASFGNTEGLSNQSGTFKRLQQHVEDGTADQVQTVFGQPRGMRGQPVPAPQPSQIQRNTATTANPLPKAPMPTGPNFKVGRASAPTFKPNPVLSFNQPKPAPQAVNAGEIVNPNSRQYNPYASRTSPGYTSPTERFSPSSRVPPTSPPAGPPPTPPSTVNVIKSKSVPQPVPSGNNEKELHCHACQQQLMGPFVSAIGKTWHPEHFCCSACNVSLQNQAFVEENNQLFCEKCYNQYYAPKCAHCNNAIIGDVSYRHGVICNQCSSMATTSGMNDPIVCSQSINWLIEQIREANVTYESATSKNADSMERYRVAKMSMAAMNKKRTRLEAEIEEYERNFLTTKRLAEYKQKVFAANANLTQNEKKLTTKISQVESSLNASRSSLSTWKSKLDVISENYRSKKKRLNQLLAAQKQHRGVTQAVEGDLWEMSERIKALQVKDDLRQLRMNALVDEINVVANNTKEVESRSLLAEQHLASLRLYQETIDEEYMQIRIQTLDARDSVELAKRKKKDLMRQNHIYF; encoded by the exons ATGAGTGAATATGAAGCTATAATGGATGGCGGAGGCCCGTGGGGGATTCGCCTACAAGGTGGAAAGGATTTTGGAGTACCTTTAAATGTTGCTCGG GTGACTCCTGGCAGCAAAGCaggaaataaaagaataatggcTGGAGATACTATTTTAGTAATTAATGGAACAAGCACTGAAACCCTTACCCACTTGGAAGCccaaaatttgattaaaaatgCTGGCTCTCGTTTGCAACTAAAATTAAG GACAGGCAAAGGTGTATCGCTTGGTGAGGTCAAGCAGGTAGGTGGTGGAAGTTTTGCAGCAAGTCCATCCAAAACACTTTACACTACTGATGTAACACACTCTGCTGGTGTTGACCACAAGTTCAATTCTAAACCAAAAGCTTTTGGTGCCTCACCCACAGGTGGTTCCACAActcaaataaaaaagtttgatcCTGCTGAATATGCCAGAAAAAA GAAAGAGGAGCTTGATAAATACAAGGAAGAACAGAAAAAACCAGCCGTTGCACCTGACTCTGATGTTTTGCGAATGCTGCAAAATACAAGCATTTCAGATAACCAACAGAGTTCTGGCTCATTTTCAAGGCTTCAGAGGCAACTTAGTAATGAAG ATTTACCACCTCCACCACCAGAATTGATGGATGGCCATGAGCCGAATTATCAAAGAGCTTCTTTTGGTAACACAGAAGGCCTCAGTAATCAGTCAGGGACATTTAAAAGGTTGCAACAACATGTTGAAGATGGCACAGCAG ATCAAGTTCAAACTGTCTTTGGGCAGCCGCGTGGTATGAGAGGACAACCGGTTCCAGCACCACAACCCAGCCAAATTCAACGAAATACAGCCACTACAGCGAATCCTCTGCCGAAAGCACCAATGCCAACTGGACCTAATTTTAAAGTTGGGCGTGCAAGTGCGCCGACGTTTAAACCTAATCCTGTTTTATCGTTTAATCAACCTAAGCCCGCTCCACAAGCTGTTAACGCCGGGGAAATTGTTAACCCAAATTCGAGGCAATACAATCCTTACGCCAGCCGAACTTCACCCGGGTACACTTCTCCTACGGAGAGATTCTCCCCATCTAGTCGTGTGCCACCAACGTCGCCACCCGCAGGTCCGCCTCCCACTCCTCCATCAACAGTTAATGTAATAAAATCAAAGTCTGTTCCCCAACCTGTGCCGTCAGGTAATAATGAGAAAGAATTGCATTGCCATGCATGCCAGCAACAATTAAT GGGTCCTTTTGTAAGTGCTATTGGAAAGACTTGGCATCCCGAACACTTTTGCTGCTCAGCGTGTAATGTGTCGTTGCAGAATCAAGCCTTCGTGGAAGAAAACAATCAGTTGTTCTGTGAGAAATGCTACAATCAATACTACGCACCAAAATGTGCGCACTGCAACAACGCCATCATAGGG GATGTATCTTACCGACATGGCGTCATTTGTAACCAATGCTCCTCCATGGCAACCACATCTGGCATGAATGATCCCATCGTTTGTTCGCAATCTATCAACTGGCTGATCGAGCAAATTCGTGAAGCTAATGTTACCTACGAGAGTGCCACTAGCAAGAACGCAGATTCTATGGAGAGATATCGCGTTGCAAAAATGAGTATGGCTGCAATGAACAAGAAGCGTACTAGGCTTGAAGCAGAAATTGAAGAGTATGAGCGaaattttctcaccactaaaagaTTAGCAGAGTACAAGCAGAAAGTCTTCGCAGCGAACGCTAACCTCACCCAAAACGAAAAGAAACTTACCACAAAAATTTCCCAGGTGGAGAGCAGTTTAAATGCGTCCCGAAGTAGTTTGAGTACATGGAAATCCAAGCTGGATGTCATCTCTGAAAATTACAGGTCGAAGAAAAAACGTTTAAACCAGTTATTAGCGGCTCAGAAACAGCACAGAGGTGTGACGCAGGCGGTAGAGGGAGATTTGTGGGAGATGTCAGAACGAATCAAAGCGTTGCAGGTGAAAGATGATCTCCGACAACTTCGCATGAACGCGCTAGTGGACGAAATAAATGTAGTGGCGAACAATACGAAAGAAGTGGAGTCGCGCTCCTTGCTTGCTGAACAACACTTAGCGTCATTGCGACTGTATCAAGAAACTATCGACGAAGAGTACATGCAAATCAGAATTCAAACGTTGGACGCACGAGACAGTGTAGAACTAGCCAAACGCAAGAAAAAAGATCTAATGAGACAAAATcacatttatttctaa
- the LOC130628529 gene encoding PDZ and LIM domain protein 5-like isoform X1, which yields MSEYEAIMDGGGPWGIRLQGGKDFGVPLNVARVTPGSKAGNKRIMAGDTILVINGTSTETLTHLEAQNLIKNAGSRLQLKLRTGKGVSLGEVKQVGGGSFAASPSKTLYTTDVTHSAGVDHKFNSKPKAFGASPTGGSTTQIKKFDPAEYARKKKEELDKYKEEQKKPAVAPDSDVLRMLQNTSISDNQQSSGSFSRLQRQLSNEGEWAEQEKSFRMTADGTDLTDVSPGSRAVMDDIRNRGSAGLSSSGSASGGSKSFKFLQQLTDQDADLPPPPPELMDGHEPNYQRASFGNTEGLSNQSGTFKRLQQHVEDGTADQVQTVFGQPRGMRGQPVPAPQPSQIQRNTATTANPLPKAPMPTGPNFKVGRASAPTFKPNPVLSFNQPKPAPQAVNAGEIVNPNSRQYNPYASRTSPGYTSPTERFSPSSRVPPTSPPAGPPPTPPSTVNVIKSKSVPQPVPSGNNEKELHCHACQQQLMGPFVSAIGKTWHPEHFCCSACNVSLQNQAFVEENNQLFCEKCYNQYYAPKCAHCNNAIIGDVSYRHGVICNQCSSMATTSGMNDPIVCSQSINWLIEQIREANVTYESATSKNADSMERYRVAKMSMAAMNKKRTRLEAEIEEYERNFLTTKRLAEYKQKVFAANANLTQNEKKLTTKISQVESSLNASRSSLSTWKSKLDVISENYRSKKKRLNQLLAAQKQHRGVTQAVEGDLWEMSERIKALQVKDDLRQLRMNALVDEINVVANNTKEVESRSLLAEQHLASLRLYQETIDEEYMQIRIQTLDARDSVELAKRKKKDLMRQNHIYF from the exons ATGAGTGAATATGAAGCTATAATGGATGGCGGAGGCCCGTGGGGGATTCGCCTACAAGGTGGAAAGGATTTTGGAGTACCTTTAAATGTTGCTCGG GTGACTCCTGGCAGCAAAGCaggaaataaaagaataatggcTGGAGATACTATTTTAGTAATTAATGGAACAAGCACTGAAACCCTTACCCACTTGGAAGCccaaaatttgattaaaaatgCTGGCTCTCGTTTGCAACTAAAATTAAG GACAGGCAAAGGTGTATCGCTTGGTGAGGTCAAGCAGGTAGGTGGTGGAAGTTTTGCAGCAAGTCCATCCAAAACACTTTACACTACTGATGTAACACACTCTGCTGGTGTTGACCACAAGTTCAATTCTAAACCAAAAGCTTTTGGTGCCTCACCCACAGGTGGTTCCACAActcaaataaaaaagtttgatcCTGCTGAATATGCCAGAAAAAA GAAAGAGGAGCTTGATAAATACAAGGAAGAACAGAAAAAACCAGCCGTTGCACCTGACTCTGATGTTTTGCGAATGCTGCAAAATACAAGCATTTCAGATAACCAACAGAGTTCTGGCTCATTTTCAAGGCTTCAGAGGCAACTTAGTAATGAAG GTGAATGGGCAGAGCAAGAGAAATCTTTTCGAATGACTGCAGATGGAACAGATCTTACTGatg TGTCCCCTGGGTCAAGGGCTGTCATGGATGACATCAGAAATCGTGGTTCAGCAGGATTAAGCAGTTCGGGTTCTGCTTCTGGTGGTTcaaaatctttcaaattttTGCAGCAGTTAACAGATCAGGATGCAG ATTTACCACCTCCACCACCAGAATTGATGGATGGCCATGAGCCGAATTATCAAAGAGCTTCTTTTGGTAACACAGAAGGCCTCAGTAATCAGTCAGGGACATTTAAAAGGTTGCAACAACATGTTGAAGATGGCACAGCAG ATCAAGTTCAAACTGTCTTTGGGCAGCCGCGTGGTATGAGAGGACAACCGGTTCCAGCACCACAACCCAGCCAAATTCAACGAAATACAGCCACTACAGCGAATCCTCTGCCGAAAGCACCAATGCCAACTGGACCTAATTTTAAAGTTGGGCGTGCAAGTGCGCCGACGTTTAAACCTAATCCTGTTTTATCGTTTAATCAACCTAAGCCCGCTCCACAAGCTGTTAACGCCGGGGAAATTGTTAACCCAAATTCGAGGCAATACAATCCTTACGCCAGCCGAACTTCACCCGGGTACACTTCTCCTACGGAGAGATTCTCCCCATCTAGTCGTGTGCCACCAACGTCGCCACCCGCAGGTCCGCCTCCCACTCCTCCATCAACAGTTAATGTAATAAAATCAAAGTCTGTTCCCCAACCTGTGCCGTCAGGTAATAATGAGAAAGAATTGCATTGCCATGCATGCCAGCAACAATTAAT GGGTCCTTTTGTAAGTGCTATTGGAAAGACTTGGCATCCCGAACACTTTTGCTGCTCAGCGTGTAATGTGTCGTTGCAGAATCAAGCCTTCGTGGAAGAAAACAATCAGTTGTTCTGTGAGAAATGCTACAATCAATACTACGCACCAAAATGTGCGCACTGCAACAACGCCATCATAGGG GATGTATCTTACCGACATGGCGTCATTTGTAACCAATGCTCCTCCATGGCAACCACATCTGGCATGAATGATCCCATCGTTTGTTCGCAATCTATCAACTGGCTGATCGAGCAAATTCGTGAAGCTAATGTTACCTACGAGAGTGCCACTAGCAAGAACGCAGATTCTATGGAGAGATATCGCGTTGCAAAAATGAGTATGGCTGCAATGAACAAGAAGCGTACTAGGCTTGAAGCAGAAATTGAAGAGTATGAGCGaaattttctcaccactaaaagaTTAGCAGAGTACAAGCAGAAAGTCTTCGCAGCGAACGCTAACCTCACCCAAAACGAAAAGAAACTTACCACAAAAATTTCCCAGGTGGAGAGCAGTTTAAATGCGTCCCGAAGTAGTTTGAGTACATGGAAATCCAAGCTGGATGTCATCTCTGAAAATTACAGGTCGAAGAAAAAACGTTTAAACCAGTTATTAGCGGCTCAGAAACAGCACAGAGGTGTGACGCAGGCGGTAGAGGGAGATTTGTGGGAGATGTCAGAACGAATCAAAGCGTTGCAGGTGAAAGATGATCTCCGACAACTTCGCATGAACGCGCTAGTGGACGAAATAAATGTAGTGGCGAACAATACGAAAGAAGTGGAGTCGCGCTCCTTGCTTGCTGAACAACACTTAGCGTCATTGCGACTGTATCAAGAAACTATCGACGAAGAGTACATGCAAATCAGAATTCAAACGTTGGACGCACGAGACAGTGTAGAACTAGCCAAACGCAAGAAAAAAGATCTAATGAGACAAAATcacatttatttctaa
- the LOC130628529 gene encoding PDZ and LIM domain protein 5-like isoform X2 produces MSEYEAIMDGGGPWGIRLQGGKDFGVPLNVARVTPGSKAGNKRIMAGDTILVINGTSTETLTHLEAQNLIKNAGSRLQLKLRTGKGVSLGEVKQVGGGSFAASPSKTLYTTDVTHSAGVDHKFNSKPKAFGASPTGGSTTQIKKFDPAEYARKKKEELDKYKEEQKKPAVAPDSDVLRMLQNTSISDNQQSSGSFSRLQRQLSNEGEWAEQEKSFRMTADGTDLTDDLPPPPPELMDGHEPNYQRASFGNTEGLSNQSGTFKRLQQHVEDGTADQVQTVFGQPRGMRGQPVPAPQPSQIQRNTATTANPLPKAPMPTGPNFKVGRASAPTFKPNPVLSFNQPKPAPQAVNAGEIVNPNSRQYNPYASRTSPGYTSPTERFSPSSRVPPTSPPAGPPPTPPSTVNVIKSKSVPQPVPSGNNEKELHCHACQQQLMGPFVSAIGKTWHPEHFCCSACNVSLQNQAFVEENNQLFCEKCYNQYYAPKCAHCNNAIIGDVSYRHGVICNQCSSMATTSGMNDPIVCSQSINWLIEQIREANVTYESATSKNADSMERYRVAKMSMAAMNKKRTRLEAEIEEYERNFLTTKRLAEYKQKVFAANANLTQNEKKLTTKISQVESSLNASRSSLSTWKSKLDVISENYRSKKKRLNQLLAAQKQHRGVTQAVEGDLWEMSERIKALQVKDDLRQLRMNALVDEINVVANNTKEVESRSLLAEQHLASLRLYQETIDEEYMQIRIQTLDARDSVELAKRKKKDLMRQNHIYF; encoded by the exons ATGAGTGAATATGAAGCTATAATGGATGGCGGAGGCCCGTGGGGGATTCGCCTACAAGGTGGAAAGGATTTTGGAGTACCTTTAAATGTTGCTCGG GTGACTCCTGGCAGCAAAGCaggaaataaaagaataatggcTGGAGATACTATTTTAGTAATTAATGGAACAAGCACTGAAACCCTTACCCACTTGGAAGCccaaaatttgattaaaaatgCTGGCTCTCGTTTGCAACTAAAATTAAG GACAGGCAAAGGTGTATCGCTTGGTGAGGTCAAGCAGGTAGGTGGTGGAAGTTTTGCAGCAAGTCCATCCAAAACACTTTACACTACTGATGTAACACACTCTGCTGGTGTTGACCACAAGTTCAATTCTAAACCAAAAGCTTTTGGTGCCTCACCCACAGGTGGTTCCACAActcaaataaaaaagtttgatcCTGCTGAATATGCCAGAAAAAA GAAAGAGGAGCTTGATAAATACAAGGAAGAACAGAAAAAACCAGCCGTTGCACCTGACTCTGATGTTTTGCGAATGCTGCAAAATACAAGCATTTCAGATAACCAACAGAGTTCTGGCTCATTTTCAAGGCTTCAGAGGCAACTTAGTAATGAAG GTGAATGGGCAGAGCAAGAGAAATCTTTTCGAATGACTGCAGATGGAACAGATCTTACTGatg ATTTACCACCTCCACCACCAGAATTGATGGATGGCCATGAGCCGAATTATCAAAGAGCTTCTTTTGGTAACACAGAAGGCCTCAGTAATCAGTCAGGGACATTTAAAAGGTTGCAACAACATGTTGAAGATGGCACAGCAG ATCAAGTTCAAACTGTCTTTGGGCAGCCGCGTGGTATGAGAGGACAACCGGTTCCAGCACCACAACCCAGCCAAATTCAACGAAATACAGCCACTACAGCGAATCCTCTGCCGAAAGCACCAATGCCAACTGGACCTAATTTTAAAGTTGGGCGTGCAAGTGCGCCGACGTTTAAACCTAATCCTGTTTTATCGTTTAATCAACCTAAGCCCGCTCCACAAGCTGTTAACGCCGGGGAAATTGTTAACCCAAATTCGAGGCAATACAATCCTTACGCCAGCCGAACTTCACCCGGGTACACTTCTCCTACGGAGAGATTCTCCCCATCTAGTCGTGTGCCACCAACGTCGCCACCCGCAGGTCCGCCTCCCACTCCTCCATCAACAGTTAATGTAATAAAATCAAAGTCTGTTCCCCAACCTGTGCCGTCAGGTAATAATGAGAAAGAATTGCATTGCCATGCATGCCAGCAACAATTAAT GGGTCCTTTTGTAAGTGCTATTGGAAAGACTTGGCATCCCGAACACTTTTGCTGCTCAGCGTGTAATGTGTCGTTGCAGAATCAAGCCTTCGTGGAAGAAAACAATCAGTTGTTCTGTGAGAAATGCTACAATCAATACTACGCACCAAAATGTGCGCACTGCAACAACGCCATCATAGGG GATGTATCTTACCGACATGGCGTCATTTGTAACCAATGCTCCTCCATGGCAACCACATCTGGCATGAATGATCCCATCGTTTGTTCGCAATCTATCAACTGGCTGATCGAGCAAATTCGTGAAGCTAATGTTACCTACGAGAGTGCCACTAGCAAGAACGCAGATTCTATGGAGAGATATCGCGTTGCAAAAATGAGTATGGCTGCAATGAACAAGAAGCGTACTAGGCTTGAAGCAGAAATTGAAGAGTATGAGCGaaattttctcaccactaaaagaTTAGCAGAGTACAAGCAGAAAGTCTTCGCAGCGAACGCTAACCTCACCCAAAACGAAAAGAAACTTACCACAAAAATTTCCCAGGTGGAGAGCAGTTTAAATGCGTCCCGAAGTAGTTTGAGTACATGGAAATCCAAGCTGGATGTCATCTCTGAAAATTACAGGTCGAAGAAAAAACGTTTAAACCAGTTATTAGCGGCTCAGAAACAGCACAGAGGTGTGACGCAGGCGGTAGAGGGAGATTTGTGGGAGATGTCAGAACGAATCAAAGCGTTGCAGGTGAAAGATGATCTCCGACAACTTCGCATGAACGCGCTAGTGGACGAAATAAATGTAGTGGCGAACAATACGAAAGAAGTGGAGTCGCGCTCCTTGCTTGCTGAACAACACTTAGCGTCATTGCGACTGTATCAAGAAACTATCGACGAAGAGTACATGCAAATCAGAATTCAAACGTTGGACGCACGAGACAGTGTAGAACTAGCCAAACGCAAGAAAAAAGATCTAATGAGACAAAATcacatttatttctaa
- the LOC130628529 gene encoding PDZ and LIM domain protein 3-like isoform X5: MSEYEAIMDGGGPWGIRLQGGKDFGVPLNVARVTPGSKAGNKRIMAGDTILVINGTSTETLTHLEAQNLIKNAGSRLQLKLRTGKGVSLGEVKQVGGGSFAASPSKTLYTTDVTHSAGVDHKFNSKPKAFGASPTGGSTTQIKKFDPAEYARKKKEELDKYKEEQKKPAVAPDSDVLRMLQNTSISDNQQSSGSFSRLQRQLSNEGEWAEQEKSFRMTADGTDLTDVSPGSRAVMDDIRNRGSAGLSSSGSASGGSKSFKFLQQLTDQDADPKSSVFVAANEKRDFMPQPAPSPVLAGAPNLIMNSLKTRMKEMNIDKEKLDRTSSVSRKDFERGRYLSASSYESAERPPSPRPTSPISPDAPVFRMAVAKDTSKDAGGSNNVIASLKTQLQKDRLTLGLKQTRGTPRSPVLRRMQHSYIKKDQKQDVNGNTLPCNEGGPFQNFVSDEL; encoded by the exons ATGAGTGAATATGAAGCTATAATGGATGGCGGAGGCCCGTGGGGGATTCGCCTACAAGGTGGAAAGGATTTTGGAGTACCTTTAAATGTTGCTCGG GTGACTCCTGGCAGCAAAGCaggaaataaaagaataatggcTGGAGATACTATTTTAGTAATTAATGGAACAAGCACTGAAACCCTTACCCACTTGGAAGCccaaaatttgattaaaaatgCTGGCTCTCGTTTGCAACTAAAATTAAG GACAGGCAAAGGTGTATCGCTTGGTGAGGTCAAGCAGGTAGGTGGTGGAAGTTTTGCAGCAAGTCCATCCAAAACACTTTACACTACTGATGTAACACACTCTGCTGGTGTTGACCACAAGTTCAATTCTAAACCAAAAGCTTTTGGTGCCTCACCCACAGGTGGTTCCACAActcaaataaaaaagtttgatcCTGCTGAATATGCCAGAAAAAA GAAAGAGGAGCTTGATAAATACAAGGAAGAACAGAAAAAACCAGCCGTTGCACCTGACTCTGATGTTTTGCGAATGCTGCAAAATACAAGCATTTCAGATAACCAACAGAGTTCTGGCTCATTTTCAAGGCTTCAGAGGCAACTTAGTAATGAAG GTGAATGGGCAGAGCAAGAGAAATCTTTTCGAATGACTGCAGATGGAACAGATCTTACTGatg TGTCCCCTGGGTCAAGGGCTGTCATGGATGACATCAGAAATCGTGGTTCAGCAGGATTAAGCAGTTCGGGTTCTGCTTCTGGTGGTTcaaaatctttcaaattttTGCAGCAGTTAACAGATCAGGATGCAG ATCCAAAGTCCTCAGTATTTGTTGCTGCCAATGAGAAGAGAGATTTTATGCCACAACCAGCTCCTTCACCTGTATTAG ctgGTGCACCGAATCTTATCATGAACTCACTGAAAACTCGAATGAAGGAGATGAATATTGACAAAGAGAAACTTGATCGCACTTCAAGTGTTTCGAGAAAAGATTTTGAGAGGGGGAGGTACTTGTCAGCATCGTCTTATGAATCAGCAG AAAGGCCACCAAGTCCTAGACCTACATCTCCAATTTCACCAGACGCTCCAGTTTTCCGAATGGCAGTGGCGAAAGACACCTCGAAAG atgctGGTGGAAGCAACAATGTTATTGCTAGCCTGAAAACTCAACTCCAGAAAGACAGACTAACTCTTGGCTTAAAACAAACACGTGGCACCCCTCGTTCCCCGGTGTTAAGGAGAATGCAGCATTCTTATATAAAGAAAGATCAAA AACAAGATGTTAATGGCAATACATTGCCATGCAACGAGGGTGGGCCTTTTCAAAACTTTGTTA GTGATGAGCTATGA